A stretch of alpha proteobacterium HIMB59 DNA encodes these proteins:
- a CDS encoding Ribosomal protein S8 (PFAM: Ribosomal protein S8) — protein MSDTLADMITRIRNGQKANKVSIKAIYSKLNVNVCNVLKNEGYIESFEVIGDNKKDLSITLKYYKGSPLINKIEKITKQGCRVYSSVEEIPKTIGGLGTTILSTSKGVMSDSDARNQKVGGEVLISVF, from the coding sequence ATGAGCGATACTCTAGCTGATATGATTACAAGAATTAGAAATGGCCAAAAAGCCAATAAAGTTTCTATAAAAGCTATATATTCAAAATTAAACGTGAATGTCTGTAATGTTTTAAAGAACGAAGGGTATATAGAAAGCTTTGAAGTAATTGGAGATAACAAAAAGGACTTATCTATTACTCTTAAATATTACAAAGGTAGTCCATTAATCAATAAAATAGAAAAGATTACTAAACAGGGATGCAGAGTTTACAGTTCAGTTGAAGAAATACCCAAAACAATTGGTGGCTTAGGAACAACAATTCTTTCTACATCAAAAGGTGTAATGTCTGACTCTGACGCAAGAAATCAAAAAGTAGGTGGAGAGGTGCTAATTAGCGTATTTTAA